From Pseudanabaena sp. PCC 6802, one genomic window encodes:
- a CDS encoding DUF4160 domain-containing protein has translation MPKVLEDIKNNLFVYIYTNDHEPAHVHVFKGRKNDTNQTEAKINIGNETERPSVVVADETMSDKDIVKALKLVATNQEMLLHKWQEIHDISKLGKRTDRRESKGRDRKGEDRSKES, from the coding sequence ATGCCCAAAGTACTCGAAGATATAAAGAACAACCTCTTTGTCTATATCTACACGAACGACCATGAGCCAGCCCACGTCCATGTTTTTAAGGGCAGGAAGAACGACACCAACCAAACAGAAGCAAAGATAAATATTGGTAATGAAACCGAACGCCCTTCTGTGGTGGTTGCCGACGAGACAATGAGCGATAAGGACATAGTCAAGGCATTGAAATTAGTAGCCACAAATCAGGAGATGCTATTGCATAAATGGCAAGAAATACATGATATTTCCAAATTGGGAAAAAGAACTGACCGAAGAGAATCTAAGGGCAGAGATCGCAAAGGCGAAGACCGCAGCAAAGAAAGCTAA